The genomic segment AGTTCGGAATCCGGATTTTCCGCTATCCATTCCACGGCCCAGTTTCCCCCGTTGTAGTATAGATTATCGTACATGGCCCTGTCCCAGAAATAGTCGCCGTCGGGGTCGTAGGCTTCGATATCGGCAAAATCGTAGAGAACCCTGTTATTGGCGAGGCAGTGGTTTCTGATGTATTCATTATTGTAATGAACACTGTCTGGTGTCATGTTTTCCGATTGTCCCTGCGCGTGGCCGGTCATGAACACGAAAACGACCCCCGGGTATCCGGCAATGAGTTTTTCCATGTTGACGACATACCGTTCGGCGTTGTGGCCTGAAATACTGCACCACGACCATACGATGACATTGATGTGCGAATTTGACGGATCATCGAGAAGACCGCGGGTTGCTGCGACCCATGGTGTGTCACCGTTTTCATCCTCGCTGTCCCCCTGGCTTAAATCCGCGCATCCGGGTATACCGTAATCATATAGGTGAAGTGATGACGAATCATGAAATTCACTGAAGCGGTACCTGTCTTTGAAATCGGGGTATGCTGCAAGGCACCTCATGCCGGTGACGAGCTGGCTTCCGTGCGAGGTATGCTGATAGGCGATATGGAGGACTCGCCTGGCTTTCGCGATCTCGGCATCAGCGATTGTCGAAAGGTCACATTCGGTGTGGCCGACAAGAAGGAGGGCTTCGGCGGCGGTTCCCGACTCGAAATAACAGGAGTAAAAAACCGATATAATGAGAATCAAACAGATAAATCCGAAGGCCTTCATGTTCTCCTCTTGAATACGATAATGCTGTATCGATATTCTCTATTCTACCTTACCTGGATGAGTATAACACGATTCCGGACTATAATAAACAGGCTTTTTGGCATAATTTACCCCGTATTTTCACATAAAGGTCGATGCCGTTAAAATTTATGGCCTCCTCCTGCCGAAATAATAAATGAAACTCAAACGATCGAAAAACAGAAAGGGCATATCCCGCCATGAAATGTCATCGAGGCAGATCCCGGCCATGAATGTATATTGTAAAAACTGCGCTTACAGGGGCTTCTACGGCTCCCTTTTCTGTACCTATGAGGACAGGTTCACGAATACGGGGAATTATTGCAGAAAAAAAACAGACAAGAATGCGAACGGAAATTGCAAACACTATAAATCCCTCTGGTGGAAATTCTGGCTTTCTGAAGATGCCACGGCATCCCGAAAACGCTGATACGGGACGACACCTCAATGGGATTACTGCCCCGAAACATCTTCCCTGGTGATTATCCTGTATCCATCCCGTTTCATGTCGATATCGACCATGTGATCTTGAAAAAGGAAATTATAGGTTCCTCTTGAAATAAAGGAATCGAGAAGATAAAAGCTTTCGTGCTCCGAGAAAGCCATACTCATTTCCATCAAGCCTTTGTTTGTCAGAATAGTGATGCCGGTGGGGAAATGCGTGGCAGGATCATAGTTCATATGGCACTCGAAATCGACAAACCATTCGGTCGCGGTAAAATCGATCGTTCCCTCTTTTTCGTCGATCGATGAGGTTTTCCAGTTCATGGAAAAGAAACGATTGAGTTCATAAAGCCGTTTTAACGTTTCCTTCTTTTCATCACCTGCCGATATCCCGTCCCTGTTTTTTCCCGCTATAAGGTCGAACTCAATCACCTTCGAGTATATCTTTTTCTCTGTAAAATCATATATATAGCGTTTTTTAATCGTATAATGAGTGACGAGCTTTCCTCCGGTTTTTATAAAGACACTGCCGTGCTCGTAAAATTCGATAGAAACACAATCCTCGAACGCCCTGGTTTCATATACTTGAATTGCATCGAGAAATTCTTTCTTTTCTAAAGCCGCGAGGTTGACACAAAAAAGCATCAGCATCACACAGACATACATTGTCCGTTTCCATACAGTATCGGTCATACCTGTTCCCGCCTTATTATAATTTCCCTTTCATTACATCAATATAATGCCTTTTTAAAATAAATTCCACGGCCGATTTCTTTCAATCACTGCGCTGATTTTCCGGACGGCCGATATGCGCCGATTTTGATAATCGGTATCTTTATACAACACGAAAAACGATACTATTCCGAGTGGTTTATACGTCAAAACAGGCATTTTTTATTGCAATGAAACTATTTTTCACTAAGATTTAATAGTATGGAGAAAGAAATATATTTTGAAAAGCATATCCTGATCGTCGATGATTCTTCCATAGTACGCCAGCTTATCTCTACGGTACTCTCGCAGGCGGGATTTAAAAATATATATCAAGTCAATAACGGAAAAGCCGCCATCGATTTATTCACGGAAAAACATATCGATCTGGTGCTGCTTGATTACAATATGCCTGAAATGAACGGCGAAGAAGTCCTGCATCATTTAAAAAGGCTTTTTCCGGATGTTATTGTCATTATGCTGAGTGATCAAACGGACAGAAATATCGTTATTTCTCTTATGCGGAATGCGGATGATTATATCGTCAAGGCGGAAGTCGACAAGGTAAAGGACGAGATGTTACATGTGTTCAATCGCTGCTTTGCCTACCATGATTTGAAAACCAAAAACAAGGACCTGATGAATAAATTAAGCCAGCGCAATAAAAAACTCGAAGAAGAAATCAAGATGGCAAGAAAACTCCAGAAAGAGATTTTCCCAGATAAAATCGAGAAATCGGATACATTTTCCATATATGTCTTATCGCGGCAAAGCGAAATTATCGGCGGTGATTTTTTTTCCGTTATTCGTCTCGATCCGGATTTTATCGGTATTTTTATCGGGGATATCTGCGGACACGGGATACAGGCGGCACTTCTCTCGTTTACCCTCGCCAATGCATTCAAGACCGCGATGAACCTGAAAGAGCGGATATCGGCCCAGAAAACGGTGAAGACACTCAATTCGATGCTTGTCAGACAGTTCCCGGGAGGCAGCTTCGCGGCAGGCAGCTATCTTGTATTAAACGAAAAGACCGCATCGATAACCTTTTCAGGCGCTTTTGAAACACCACTGCTTCATTACCGGACAACGGGGAAAGTCGACCGTCTGATCAATGGTAATATCGTGTTTATGGGCCTTGTGGACAATGATATGGTCAATATCGAGGAGTCGAGGATTGAATTACAAAAAGGAGAGAAAATAATCGCCTTTACCGACGGACTCGTGGAAGTACAGAATCAGGATAACCGGCGTCTCGGTGTTGAAAAAATAGAAAAGCTTCTCGTAAAGAACCGGCAACTTCCGGTAAACGTTCTCTGTGAAGGGTTGTACAAAGAGGCTGCCGGGTTCAGTAACAATATCATCTTGGACGATGTGACGATTATCGGAATAGAAAGAAAATGAGTGAGTGTTCCTGCTTAACGCGATGCGCGGAACGTATCAACGCAATCGGTTGAAAAAAGCCATCGCGGCATCTCCCGGAGGAGAAAAATGAAGCCGGGGGATATCGAGCACATTGCCGCCTTTTTTTCTTTGCGATATATTCAATAACAGAAAAGCCCGTTACGGTGATCTTCACCGTGGCGTATTACCACGATCAAAAAAGGGATCCTATGAAAAAACCCGAAATATCATTACCGGTCACCGCGCTTATATCGGGGGTCTTCCTCAATGTGCTTTCCTTCTCCTGCGTGAATCCCGGTGCGGCGGTTATCAGAGAAAACCGGCCAGTTCCTGTCTATGAGGAAGATACACGGAAACCGGTCTTCAGTGTTACACACGGCATTTACGAGTCCGCTTTTTCGGTCAGTGTGTCTTCGGATACGCCGGGAGCTTTCATTTCCTATACCCTCGACTGCTCGGACCCGCTTGAAGCAACCGGTGCAATCACCCTCCCCTCACCGGCCGTCATCCGTATCGACCCGTATCGCAATCCGAACGGAACCCTTCCCGCCGTGATTCTCCGCGCATCAGCCTGCGCGGAAGGGTATAATCCCAGCGAATCGGTGACACATTCATACCTCTTCCTGAACGACATCGCCTCGTTGTCTCCCAACGAAAAACAGCCCGGAAAATTGTGGCCGGAACAGAACAAATACTCGAAAGTATATCAGCAATTCGATTACGGACTCGATCCGGAAATTTACACTCAACAGGAATACAAAGAAGACCTCTTTCCCGCCTTCAGGCAGATACCGATTCTCTCCCTTGTTTCCGGGCATGAAAATTTTTTCGACAGAAAAACAGGGATTTATACAAACCCCGAATATCATGGAAGGGAATGGGAACGGGCCGGCTCGCTCGAGCTTATCGATGAGGAAGTGGGGTTTCAGATCAACGCCGGTATACGGATTCGCGGGGGATGGAGCAGGCACAAGGACTTTCTGAAACACTCGTTCCGGCTGTTTTTCAGAAAAGAATACGGCAAGGGTAAACTCGATTATCCCCTCTTTGGCGACGAAGGGGTGGAAAGCTTTGACAAAATCGATCTCAGGACATCACAGAACTATTCCTGGGCCAACAAATACGATACCGCGTTTTACAATACCATGCTGCGTGATATATTTTCACGAGATCTGCAGGGTGATATGGGACAGCCGTATACGCGAAGCGAATATTATCACCTTTTTCTCAACGGTTGTTACTGGGGATTGTACCAGACACAGGAAAGGCCCGATGCCAGGTACGCGGCCGCGTATTTCGGTGGTTCGGTAGACGATTATGACGTCATCAAGGTCGATGTCGGTGAACGATGGAATATGTATAAAACAGAGGCGACCGACGGTACCACGGAAGCCTGGCGAAGCGTATACGATCTCGCTCGGGCCGGATTTGCCTCCGATGAAGCATACTTTCGTCTTGAAGGCAGAAACGGCGAGGGAAAACGTGAGTCCGATAAGGCGGTGCTTGTCGACATCGATAATCTGATCGATTTCATGATCATCGTTTTTTATACGGGAAACTTCGACTGCCCCCTCTGTAAATTCCGCGGCGACCGCGACCCGAACAATTTCTATGCTATATATAACAGAACAGACAACGACAGGGGGTTTTTCTTTCTGGTTCACGATGCGGAACACTGTCTTTTTGTCGATCCGGTTGCCGTCGGAACAGGGCTGTATGAAAACCGGGTCGATCTTATAAGAAGTTTCCCGCGGTTCGAAAAATTCACCCCACAGGACCTTCACAACGCCCTGGTAAAAAGCCCCCGTTACAGAAAACGCTTCGACGAACGGGTCAAAAAACATTTTTCAGGCGATGGGGCGCTTACGTATGAAAACAACCTCGCCCGTTTCAAAAAAAGAATGAACCGGATCGATCTTGCGATCATCGCCGAATCCGCCCGATGGGGCGACGGGAAACGGAACAAGCCCATGACAAAAGAAAACTGGGTGTGGGCGGTAAAGCAGATACTCGAAGAGTTTTTTCCGAAACGCACCGCCATCGTTCTGGAACAACTCGAAGCGGCCGGGCTGTATGTGCCGTGAATATGAAAGAATTTGTTAACACGAAGGACTTCGGGAAACACGGAGTGCGAAGGTCTCGAAGGACCTACCACAACTCGTTGATCTTGATCGAGCTGTTGTGGTAGGTGATCGCTTTTTTTGAAATATTGACCATGACGATGACCTGGGTCATGACATCGGGCTTGATGTTGAAATAATAATCGTTCGACATGAGCCGTATCATCTGAAGGCCGCGCCCCGATGTCGGGATGGTATCGACAATATCGATCTCGAGAAGATCCTTTGAACTTTCGATAAGCTTTTTCTGATCGATCACGTTTTTAAACGACATGAGTATCTTTTTTTTTGTCAGGGTTCCGCGAAAATCGGTAACTGATATCCCCAGATGATAGTTGTTATAGCCGTAACATACCTCGACGATCTCGTTGGCCTGCAGTTCGACGGCCCTGTGTTCGAGTTTCGCCTGTGTGTGGCCGTGGGCGTGATAAACGGAGTTCGATATGATCTCGTCGAGGATTATCGCGAGGTAGGTTTTATTTTCCCCGGGCATGCCGTGCTTCAGGGCATAATCGACTATCTTTTGAATAATCGACTTTATTTGTACGGTATTGTTGATATGTTCGGTGACGAGTTTTTTTGCCTCCGGGATATAATGCTTCAGACCGAATATGTTCTCTCCCGTAATCAGGTTTCTGCATGTTCTTATGAACTCGACCTCGTTAATCTCTTTGGTGATGATGTTTCCGATGTCCTTTTCGATCGCGAGGTTGATATAACTGTCGATATCCGCAGTCGTCATGATGATATGCGGAATGTTGATATTCGACTCTTTCAGCCGTGCGATCAACTCGAATCCATTGATTCCGGGTACATCGATATCGGTAACAAGAAGATCGATATGCTCTTCCCCGAGCAGCTTGAGGCCTTCATTCCCGTCGAGTACCGCTATCGCCTTGCCGCCCGCCCTGACGATATATCTGGAAAACAGTCCGCGTGCGGCAATCGAATGATCGACGATGAGAATCGTGAATCCTTCAAGTGTTTTGTCCGTTTTCATCGGTATTATCCTTCTCTATTGTAACCCATATCAGCATCACTCCGCAAGGATTATTTTGATACGCGAGTGCCGGATGAATTTAACGGAAAATACTCGGTGCTTTCACGTTCGTTCGGCGCCGCATGTGGCTATTCCTTAACGTCATCACACCTCGAGAATCACGATGGTCTTTCCGAATCCCCCCTCTTCCGGCCGGGAAAAATGATAATCGGAAACCACCGGGCACTTTTTCAGATACCGGTGTACTCCCTGCTGGAGGATCCCGTCCCCCTTCCCGTGTATGATGCTGAATTCCCGGAGGCCCCGGATGATCGCACCGTCGATCTGCTTTTCGATCTGCCTGAGGGCGTCCTCGAGCCGATATCCCCTGAGATCCATCTGGAGAACGGGATCGCCGGACAACCCGTGAGTCATCGTCGTCACCACCCCCTCATTTTTGTCCGTCTCTTCGCCGGCCGCTTCTATTTCATGGGCGGAAAGGGTCACCTTCATGGTCGGAGTTTCGACAATCCATCTGCCGCCTTTTACCTTGCGGATCACCTTCCCGATTTTTCCGGTATTTTTGATACGAACGGTCATCCCCGTCTGTACCGGTATCGCCGATCTTTCGACAATTCCCTCGAACTGCTCTTGCAGCAATCGTTCCTCCGCACGTACCTTTTTCTCGATACCGCGTAGCCGGTCTTTCAGTTGCGAGACCTTGTCCTTTGTCACCTCTCCTTCCCGTAATTCCAGTACGAATTTCTCGAGTTCCTTTCTGCTTTTAAGGAAAAAATCCCTCAGTTCCCTGATACCGTGTTTTCTGAGTTCATATTCCTTCTGTCTGAGTCTGAGTTCCTTCAGATCGGCCCGGCGTTTCTCTTCGAGCAGCGCTTTCTCCCTGACCCGCTGGTTCATTTCTTCCTGCAGCAATTCCCGCTGCTTTTCCGAAAGCTTTCGGATCAGGCGGGATATATCCGTCCGTTCATCAGAAAGGTAGCGCTTGGCATGGTCGATGATTTCCGACGGGATGCCGTGTCTTCCGGCAATCGTCAGCGCGTAGCTTTCACCCGGCACTCCCATGATAAGGCGGTAGCGCGGGGTGAGTGTCTCGGTATCGAACTCCATGGCGGCATTTTCAACCGAATCCCTCGTATAACCGTAATTTTTGAGAATTCCGTGATGGGTCGTCGAAATCACCATACTTCCCTTCTCGATAAAATGATCCAGAATCGCCATCGCGATCGCGACCCCCTCTTCCGGATCGGTTCCGGCCCCGAGTTCGTCGAGAAGAACAAGCGATTCCCCGCTGCTTCCTCCGATAATCCTCGAGAGGTTGACGATGTGGCCGGAAAATGTCGAGAGGGATTGTTCCAGCGACTGTTCGTCGCCGATATCGGCATAGATCGAATCGAAAACGGGAAGAACGCTTCCTTCGTCAGCAGGGATTTCCATACCGAACTGGGTCATCGCGGAAAGAAGACCGACGGTCTTGAGCGTGACGGTCTTTCCCCCGGTATTCGGGCCGGTGATGATGAGAACCCGGGAGGTATCGTTTATCGTTATGGTGGTGGGCACGACTTCCGGACCAAGGAGGGGATGCCTGGCATTACGGAGATCGAGTGTTGTATCCGACAATTCGGCGGGATTGCATTGGTGGATTATCGCGTAGCGTGATCTGGCGTAGATCGTATCGATGCGGGAAACGGTTTTTTCCATCGAGAGGAGTGAATCCAGTTCCCCGGAAACACGCCGCGTCAGATCCTTCAACACCGCGATCAGATGTCTTCTGAATTCGTTTTCCCCCTGTTTTACCTGGTTGTTTTTCTCGACAACATCAAACGGCTCGAGAAAGACCGTTGCCCCGCTTGTCGAGACTTCATGCACGACCCCTTTTATCCTTCCCTTGAAATTGGCTTTCATGGGAAGCACCGCCCGCCCGTCTCGTAACGTCGGCATATCCGACTGCCAGTACGCGGCGTATGAAGGATTGTCAATATAGCCTTTAATGAGCCGGTCGATCTCCGAGGAAAGCCCTGAGAGTTTTCGTTTTATCGCCTTCAACTCCGGGATCTTCTCCTCATTTATTTCACCATTCCTTTCGATAACGGCAAAGATACATGCAGCCGCCCCGGATAGATCGGGAATATTGTCCGAAAGCGTCTTCAGAAGGGGATCGTCACACAGCCTGCCGATAACCCCCCTCAGCTTCGAGGCCGATTCAATATAAACACCAATCGATCCGAGTTCTTCGGGTTCTAAAAAAGCCCCCTCCTTTGAGAGCCGTCTGAACAGCGGGGTGATATCCGGAAAATCGATTCCCCCCAATACTTCACCGGATTGCAGGGCTTTTCGGAAAGCCGTCTGTGCGTTAAGGGCCTCTGCAATTACCGGTTTGTCTTTACTGATAACCTGACCGTCTAAAAGTCTTCTTCCTCCATCGCTTACAGCGTATTCTTTTAACTCGGCAATAATACGGTCGAATTGAAGCAGGGCCAGCGTATGACTATCCATGAATATTCCCTTCCATTTCTTTCAGGCTTTCGAATATCCTCACATAGCTTTCATACCTGTCACCAAGAATTTTCCCTTCTTCGACATGCTTTTTAACCATGCAATCCGGTTCGGCAATATGAAGGCAGGTTGAATAGCCGCACTGTTGCTGCGGTACATTAAACTCGGGAAAATAATATTTCAATTCCTCCGGCTTGAGGTTATAAAGAAAAAACTCCCGTATTCCGGGTGTATCGATTACCCGGGCACCCGAGGAAAGCCTCATCATAAGTGAAAAACGTGTCGTATGAACACCCCTGTCGTATTTCGAGGAGACCGCCCCGATTTTGAGTCCCAGATCCGGTTCGATCCGGTTTAAAAGCGATGATTTTCCCACCCCCGACTGGCCGATAAAGACGGTTAATTTTCCTTCCATGATTCCGGTAATGTCATTGACTCCTTTTCCGGTTATAGCGGAACAGTGAATGACCCGGTACCCGATTCTGCCGTATTCGTCAAGCCGTTCTTTTGTCATTTCCGAAAAACCGAGATCGCATTTGTTCGCCAGGATGACGACATCGATTCCTTCGATCTGTGCGGCGATGATTATGCGGTCGATAAACCGCGGTCTGAACGGCGGTCTGTGATCGCAGCATACCGCCATAATACAATCGATATTGGATGCGATCACCTGGGGTAGTTTTTTCTTCCTGTTAAAGCGGTAGAATCCGTTGTCCCTCTCCCCGCGTTCGACAATCCAGCCCATACTGTCGGAAATAGGGTCTTCCATGACAACGACCCTGTCCCCGGATGCGATCGGATTGTAATACCGGCCTTCCTCCTCCAGTATTTTTCCCTTTATTCTGCACCGGAGTTCCCTGTTACCGGCAAGGACCGTATAGATATTGTTGATGCCGTAAAGGACCGTCCCATTCAGGTATTCCATATTAATCAATAATCCATTCGTAAAGCACCGGCAAAGACAAGCTCGTATGCTTTCGCAAAGAGGAAGTACTGCTCCCCCGCCTCGTCTTTATCCGGCCCGCCCGTATGATAAAAGGCGTCTTCCCCGTCCCTCTTTTCCGACCGAAGGCCGGAAGCATCGAGAACCCTGACGAGCTGATTTGCCACCCCTTCACGGGAATCGATGAGGGTCACCCTGTCGCCGAGAACACTTTTAAACTCTTTTTCCAGTAAAAGAAAATGCGTACAGGCGAGGACAACGGAATCGATCCCCCGCTTCAGTATATCTTTCACGACGGCCTGCAAAACATCCAGCTTTTCATCTTCCGCTGCAGTGAAAAACTCGTATTCGACAAGTTCCGTGACGCGACCGGCCGGAACAATAGCCACATCACACCCTGAAGCGAATTCTTTTATCAGATTATGCAGGTACGGGTTATTGACTGTCTGCTGCGTGGCCAATACCCCGATCGTCCTCTTTTGCGAAGTAAAAGCTGCCGGCTTGACGGCGGGAACGACACCGATAAACGGTATGGAAAAGCGCTTACGGAGTTCCCCGAGTGCGACAACCGAAGCGGTATTGCAGGCGACGACCGCGCACTTCGGGTCGATCAGTGCGATAGCTGCGGCAACGGCATCGATAACCGCTTTCTTTATTTGATCTTCGGATTTTTCCCCGTAAGGGAAATGGCGTGTATCCGCCAGATAGGCAAAGCGTTCATTCGGAAGTTTCATGCGCGCACGTTCCAGATATGGAAGCCCGCCCACTCCGGAATCAAATATCAGAATCGGTTTTTGCTTATTCGCCATTTCCAAACAGCTTCTTGAACTGATCCTTTGCCTTATCCTGTTGCGTTTTTCCCTCCCCCGTGCCCTCCACCTCTTTTAATTCAAAATATGCACAGAAATTCGCTTTATCTTTTTCAATAACCTGCTCGTCGATTGTTTCCCTGCAATCCCAATATGCACCCGGACTGTAAAACCTGCAGTTCATGCATACCTTGACATCCCTTCCGCAACCGGAACATGTTGTCGAGCGAAATACTTCAATATCTTCTTCAAAGATACTTTTACAGTAATAGCACCGGTACATGTGAAAATAATATAAATAAAAAGTAAATCATTCAATAACTTGCTTGTTAATTATTGAAAAAAAAGTTACAATAGACACATGTATCCGGCAGCGATCTGTAGCAAGGAAAACTGTTCAGAGAAGACTGTTTTTAACGCCGACACATGCCAAAAACATCTCGAAAACCCTGAAGCGTATTACGAGGGGTTGAGACAATACCTTCTTGAGAACAAGATTATAAAAAACCTCGAACTTTCAGGTGTCGTCTTGAATGATATCGATCTTTCGTCAAAGGAATTGTTCTTCTG from the Spirochaetales bacterium genome contains:
- a CDS encoding fused response regulator/phosphatase; the protein is MEKEIYFEKHILIVDDSSIVRQLISTVLSQAGFKNIYQVNNGKAAIDLFTEKHIDLVLLDYNMPEMNGEEVLHHLKRLFPDVIVIMLSDQTDRNIVISLMRNADDYIVKAEVDKVKDEMLHVFNRCFAYHDLKTKNKDLMNKLSQRNKKLEEEIKMARKLQKEIFPDKIEKSDTFSIYVLSRQSEIIGGDFFSVIRLDPDFIGIFIGDICGHGIQAALLSFTLANAFKTAMNLKERISAQKTVKTLNSMLVRQFPGGSFAAGSYLVLNEKTASITFSGAFETPLLHYRTTGKVDRLINGNIVFMGLVDNDMVNIEESRIELQKGEKIIAFTDGLVEVQNQDNRRLGVEKIEKLLVKNRQLPVNVLCEGLYKEAAGFSNNIILDDVTIIGIERK
- a CDS encoding CotH kinase family protein is translated as MKKPEISLPVTALISGVFLNVLSFSCVNPGAAVIRENRPVPVYEEDTRKPVFSVTHGIYESAFSVSVSSDTPGAFISYTLDCSDPLEATGAITLPSPAVIRIDPYRNPNGTLPAVILRASACAEGYNPSESVTHSYLFLNDIASLSPNEKQPGKLWPEQNKYSKVYQQFDYGLDPEIYTQQEYKEDLFPAFRQIPILSLVSGHENFFDRKTGIYTNPEYHGREWERAGSLELIDEEVGFQINAGIRIRGGWSRHKDFLKHSFRLFFRKEYGKGKLDYPLFGDEGVESFDKIDLRTSQNYSWANKYDTAFYNTMLRDIFSRDLQGDMGQPYTRSEYYHLFLNGCYWGLYQTQERPDARYAAAYFGGSVDDYDVIKVDVGERWNMYKTEATDGTTEAWRSVYDLARAGFASDEAYFRLEGRNGEGKRESDKAVLVDIDNLIDFMIIVFYTGNFDCPLCKFRGDRDPNNFYAIYNRTDNDRGFFFLVHDAEHCLFVDPVAVGTGLYENRVDLIRSFPRFEKFTPQDLHNALVKSPRYRKRFDERVKKHFSGDGALTYENNLARFKKRMNRIDLAIIAESARWGDGKRNKPMTKENWVWAVKQILEEFFPKRTAIVLEQLEAAGLYVP
- a CDS encoding response regulator; the encoded protein is MKTDKTLEGFTILIVDHSIAARGLFSRYIVRAGGKAIAVLDGNEGLKLLGEEHIDLLVTDIDVPGINGFELIARLKESNINIPHIIMTTADIDSYINLAIEKDIGNIITKEINEVEFIRTCRNLITGENIFGLKHYIPEAKKLVTEHINNTVQIKSIIQKIVDYALKHGMPGENKTYLAIILDEIISNSVYHAHGHTQAKLEHRAVELQANEIVEVCYGYNNYHLGISVTDFRGTLTKKKILMSFKNVIDQKKLIESSKDLLEIDIVDTIPTSGRGLQMIRLMSNDYYFNIKPDVMTQVIVMVNISKKAITYHNSSIKINELW
- a CDS encoding endonuclease MutS2, coding for MDSHTLALLQFDRIIAELKEYAVSDGGRRLLDGQVISKDKPVIAEALNAQTAFRKALQSGEVLGGIDFPDITPLFRRLSKEGAFLEPEELGSIGVYIESASKLRGVIGRLCDDPLLKTLSDNIPDLSGAAACIFAVIERNGEINEEKIPELKAIKRKLSGLSSEIDRLIKGYIDNPSYAAYWQSDMPTLRDGRAVLPMKANFKGRIKGVVHEVSTSGATVFLEPFDVVEKNNQVKQGENEFRRHLIAVLKDLTRRVSGELDSLLSMEKTVSRIDTIYARSRYAIIHQCNPAELSDTTLDLRNARHPLLGPEVVPTTITINDTSRVLIITGPNTGGKTVTLKTVGLLSAMTQFGMEIPADEGSVLPVFDSIYADIGDEQSLEQSLSTFSGHIVNLSRIIGGSSGESLVLLDELGAGTDPEEGVAIAMAILDHFIEKGSMVISTTHHGILKNYGYTRDSVENAAMEFDTETLTPRYRLIMGVPGESYALTIAGRHGIPSEIIDHAKRYLSDERTDISRLIRKLSEKQRELLQEEMNQRVREKALLEEKRRADLKELRLRQKEYELRKHGIRELRDFFLKSRKELEKFVLELREGEVTKDKVSQLKDRLRGIEKKVRAEERLLQEQFEGIVERSAIPVQTGMTVRIKNTGKIGKVIRKVKGGRWIVETPTMKVTLSAHEIEAAGEETDKNEGVVTTMTHGLSGDPVLQMDLRGYRLEDALRQIEKQIDGAIIRGLREFSIIHGKGDGILQQGVHRYLKKCPVVSDYHFSRPEEGGFGKTIVILEV
- the rsgA gene encoding ribosome small subunit-dependent GTPase A, with the protein product MEYLNGTVLYGINNIYTVLAGNRELRCRIKGKILEEEGRYYNPIASGDRVVVMEDPISDSMGWIVERGERDNGFYRFNRKKKLPQVIASNIDCIMAVCCDHRPPFRPRFIDRIIIAAQIEGIDVVILANKCDLGFSEMTKERLDEYGRIGYRVIHCSAITGKGVNDITGIMEGKLTVFIGQSGVGKSSLLNRIEPDLGLKIGAVSSKYDRGVHTTRFSLMMRLSSGARVIDTPGIREFFLYNLKPEELKYYFPEFNVPQQQCGYSTCLHIAEPDCMVKKHVEEGKILGDRYESYVRIFESLKEMEGNIHG
- the murI gene encoding glutamate racemase encodes the protein MANKQKPILIFDSGVGGLPYLERARMKLPNERFAYLADTRHFPYGEKSEDQIKKAVIDAVAAAIALIDPKCAVVACNTASVVALGELRKRFSIPFIGVVPAVKPAAFTSQKRTIGVLATQQTVNNPYLHNLIKEFASGCDVAIVPAGRVTELVEYEFFTAAEDEKLDVLQAVVKDILKRGIDSVVLACTHFLLLEKEFKSVLGDRVTLIDSREGVANQLVRVLDASGLRSEKRDGEDAFYHTGGPDKDEAGEQYFLFAKAYELVFAGALRMDY